A stretch of the Corynebacterium maris DSM 45190 genome encodes the following:
- a CDS encoding heavy-metal-associated domain-containing protein, translating into MTAPAIKNTTLRSDDFSCPSCVNKIETKLGGLEGVQEAEVKFSSGRIMVKHDPQVATVRDLVDAVAEVGFQAKPSAI; encoded by the coding sequence ATGACTGCTCCGGCCATCAAAAACACCACCCTGCGTTCCGACGACTTCTCCTGCCCGTCGTGCGTGAACAAGATTGAAACCAAGCTCGGCGGCCTGGAAGGTGTGCAGGAGGCGGAAGTGAAGTTCTCCTCCGGGCGCATCATGGTCAAGCACGACCCGCAGGTCGCGACCGTTCGTGACTTGGTGGACGCCGTCGCCGAGGTCGGCTTCCAGGCGAAACCGTCGGCGATCTGA
- a CDS encoding alpha/beta hydrolase family esterase → MSALRTALATAAGLAALTIAAPAASAQVPQLSSSELVSAFESYIPPSSSLPSSFGEAEVLLSTEQHHIGDRSYRVALPDGFDPTRAYPVIMSFGGWGETAENHAAYAQLHNAVGDDAIVVYGQGVDNAWGGATYAQTSREDDVAYIHRVLDDLDERYSIDREQVFASGLSNGGGMAAGLACQNPGTVAGIVAVAGAYYNPTVTDCAKGQVPTLLIHADDDPVVAYEGGVRHDADYQSVDAVLHTFGERNGCDMTAVTEQDDAVMNSTVRTPADCDVPASVVEVHNGGHTWFQAPSATALAVEFFRSL, encoded by the coding sequence ATGTCTGCTCTCCGCACCGCCCTCGCCACCGCCGCGGGGCTTGCTGCCCTGACCATCGCCGCCCCCGCCGCCAGCGCCCAGGTCCCCCAGCTGTCCTCCTCCGAACTCGTCTCCGCGTTCGAGTCCTACATTCCCCCGTCCTCCTCGCTTCCCTCCTCGTTCGGCGAGGCGGAAGTGCTCCTGTCCACCGAGCAGCACCACATCGGCGACCGCTCCTACCGGGTCGCGCTGCCGGACGGTTTCGATCCGACGCGTGCTTACCCGGTGATCATGAGCTTCGGCGGCTGGGGCGAGACCGCGGAAAACCATGCCGCTTACGCCCAGTTGCATAACGCCGTCGGCGACGACGCGATCGTCGTCTACGGCCAAGGGGTGGACAACGCCTGGGGCGGTGCGACCTACGCCCAGACCAGCCGGGAAGACGACGTCGCCTACATCCACCGGGTCCTCGACGACCTGGATGAGCGCTACTCCATCGACCGGGAGCAGGTCTTTGCCTCCGGGTTGTCCAATGGCGGCGGCATGGCCGCGGGCCTGGCCTGCCAGAACCCCGGTACGGTCGCGGGCATCGTGGCCGTGGCCGGCGCCTACTACAACCCCACCGTCACCGACTGCGCTAAGGGCCAGGTGCCCACCCTGCTCATCCACGCCGACGATGACCCCGTGGTCGCCTACGAGGGCGGGGTACGCCACGACGCCGACTATCAGTCCGTGGACGCCGTCCTCCACACCTTCGGAGAACGCAACGGCTGCGACATGACCGCCGTCACCGAGCAAGACGACGCAGTCATGAATTCCACGGTGCGCACCCCGGCTGACTGCGACGTGCCCGCCTCCGTCGTAGAAGTCCATAATGGCGGGCACACCTGGTTCCAGGCCCCGAGCGCCACCGCCTTGGCCGTCGAGTTCTTCCGCTCGCTGTAA